One window of the Cryptomeria japonica chromosome 7, Sugi_1.0, whole genome shotgun sequence genome contains the following:
- the LOC131068416 gene encoding short-chain dehydrogenase reductase 2a, whose product MSVQVAAERNGNWNAQSILSNIVAEGSKNCHAVMPNINPDINNNGYLKVPMVPEGNGSYHPSLRRLEGKVAIITGGARGIGEATVRLFAKHGANVVVADIEDDAGKMVAESLSPAVTYMHCDVSNEKDVAHVVNMTVSKYGRLDIMFNNAGILGEQTKRKSIMDFDAEEFDNVMGVNVKGVCLGMKHAARIMVPRRSGCIISTASVAGVQGGLGPHTYTASKHAIVGLTKNAACELGKYGIRVNSISPFGVATSMLINAWRKYDGDMYDDVNDQEQGIEEFVRSLANLKGHTLRATDIAEAALYLVSDEAKYVSGHNLVVDGGITSINNCVGL is encoded by the exons ATGTCAGTGCAGGTTGCTGCAGAGAGGAATGGGAATTGGAATGCCCAATCCATACTTTCCAATATTGTTGCAGAGGGCAGCAAAAACTGTCATGCAGTGATGCCCAATATCAATCCTGACATTAATAACAATGGTTATTTGAAGGTCCCCATGGTTCCAGAGGGCAATGGGAGCTACCATCCATCTCTTAGAAG GTTAGAGGGGAAAGTGGCCATAATCACAGGAGGAGCAAGAGGAATTGGGGAAGCAACTGTTAGACTATTTGCAAAACATGGTGCAAATGTTGTAGTAGCAGACATTGAAGATGATGCAGGGAAGATGGTGGCTGAGTCTCTGTCTCCTGCAGTGACATACATGCATTGTGATGTAAGCAATGAAAAAGATGTTGCCCATGTTGTAAACATGACAGTCTCGAAATATGGGAGGTTAGATATCATGTTTAACAATGCAGGAATCCTTGGAGAGCAGACGAAAAGGAAGAGTATAATGGATTTTGATGCAGAGGAGTTTGACAATGTGATGGGTGTGAATGTGAAGGGAGTTTGTCTTGGCATGAAACATGCTGCTAGAATAATGGTTCCTAGAAGAAGTGGATGCATTATTTCTACAGCAAGTGTTGCAGGTGTCCAAGGGGGGCTTGGGCCTCATACTTACACAGCATCCAAGCATGCCATTGTTGGTCTCACCAAAAATGCTGCCTGTGAGTTGGGAAAGTATGGGATTAGAGTCAATTCCATATCTCCTTTTGGGGTAGCAACTTCTATGTTGATAAATGCATGGAGAAAATATGATGGAGACATGTATGATGATGTCAATGACCAAGAGCAGGGAATTGAAGAGTTTGTAAGGAGTCTTGCAAATTTGAAGGGCCATACTCTGAGAGCCACAGACATAGCTGAGGCAGCTCTGTATCTAGTTAGTGATGAAGCCAAGTATGTCAGTGGCCACAATTTGGTGGTTGATGGAGGTATTACCAGCATAAATAACTGTGTTGGcttgtaa